A single region of the Lycium barbarum isolate Lr01 chromosome 2, ASM1917538v2, whole genome shotgun sequence genome encodes:
- the LOC132625951 gene encoding E3 ubiquitin-protein ligase RHF2A-like isoform X1 translates to MGDELKKADNNIISAAAFVEGGIQDACDDACSICLEAFSDSDPSTLTSCKHEFHLQCILEWHQRSSNCPMCWQPLSLKDPTSQELLEAVEQERNIRFNPARNATVFRPPTLLTTGMSESELEERILQHLAAAAAMGRGHHIGQREGSRNRSSSHGRPQFLVFSTHPDPSPAAESDSGRAIADPSLPITAVHSDTDQSNQLSASSSRNVRPQTVIQGISVGDRSSSSPSLAENQHTAGPSVFQSLSAMSMKYRESISKSTRGWKEKFFSRSTSMADIGSEVRREVNAGIANVSRMMEHLETRENRTDNNIVDPSNTDQRHNDNVVTHNGSRLNGNNSTTFSASSARN, encoded by the exons ATGGGCGACGAGCTTAAGAAAGCagataataatatcatatcagCTGCAGCATTTGTGGAAGGAGGAATTCAAGATGCCTGTGATGACGCCTGCAGCATTTGTCTGGAGGCTTTCAGTGACAGCGATCCTTCCACG TTAACAAGCTGCAAGCACGAGTTTCACCTCCAGTGCATCCTAGAATG GCATCAGAGAAGTTCTAATTGTCCAATGTGTTGGCAGCCCCTAAGTCTGAAAGATCCTACAAG TCAAGAATTGCTTGAGGCTGTGGAACAAGAGAGGAATATTAGGTTTAATCCGGCAAGAAATGCTACAGTATTCCGTCCTCCTACTCTG TTGACCACCGGGATGAGCGAGTCTGAACTCGAAGAGCGCATTCTTCAGCATTTGGCTGCTGCTGCAGCAATGGGAAGGGGACACCATATTGGTCAACGAGAGGGCTCAAGAAATCGGTCATCTTCCCATGGCCGTCCACAATTTTTAGTGTTTTCAACTCATCCTGATCCATCTCCTGCTGCTGAATCAGATTCTGGCCGAGCTATAGCTGATCCTTCTCTTCCTATTACTGCTGTCCACAGCGACACTGATCAAAGTAATCAACTTTCTGCATCATCGTCTCGAAATGTTCGCCCCCAAACAGTCATACAAGGAATATCTGTTGGCGATAG AAGCTCTTCTAGTCCATCTTTGGCAGAAAATCAGCATACAGCAGGACCATCAGTCTTTCAGTCATTATCGGCAATGTCAATGAA GTACAGAGAATCGATCTCAAAGAGTACACGAGGGTGGAAGGAGAAATTCTTTTCTCGAAGCACTTCTATGGCAGATATTGGTTCCGAAGTTAGGAGAGAGGTTAATGCTGGAATTGCTAATGTATCTCGTATGATGGAACACCTCGAGACGCGAGAAAATCGAACGGACAATAACATAGTGGATCCTTCAAATACTGATCAGAGACATAATGATAATGTGGTTACTCATAACGGAAGCAGATTGAACGGAAATAATTCTACGACTTTTTCTGCAAGTTCAGCTCGGAATTAA
- the LOC132625951 gene encoding E3 ubiquitin-protein ligase RHF2A-like isoform X2 translates to MGDELKKADNNIISAAAFVEGGIQDACDDACSICLEAFSDSDPSTLTSCKHEFHLQCILEWHQRSSNCPMCWQPLSLKDPTSQELLEAVEQERNIRFNPARNATVFRPPTLLTTGMSESELEERILQHLAAAAAMGRGHHIGQREGSRNRSSSHGRPQFLVFSTHPDPSPAAESDSGRAIADPSLPITAVHSDTDQSNQLSASSSRNVRPQTVIQGISVGDSSSSPSLAENQHTAGPSVFQSLSAMSMKYRESISKSTRGWKEKFFSRSTSMADIGSEVRREVNAGIANVSRMMEHLETRENRTDNNIVDPSNTDQRHNDNVVTHNGSRLNGNNSTTFSASSARN, encoded by the exons ATGGGCGACGAGCTTAAGAAAGCagataataatatcatatcagCTGCAGCATTTGTGGAAGGAGGAATTCAAGATGCCTGTGATGACGCCTGCAGCATTTGTCTGGAGGCTTTCAGTGACAGCGATCCTTCCACG TTAACAAGCTGCAAGCACGAGTTTCACCTCCAGTGCATCCTAGAATG GCATCAGAGAAGTTCTAATTGTCCAATGTGTTGGCAGCCCCTAAGTCTGAAAGATCCTACAAG TCAAGAATTGCTTGAGGCTGTGGAACAAGAGAGGAATATTAGGTTTAATCCGGCAAGAAATGCTACAGTATTCCGTCCTCCTACTCTG TTGACCACCGGGATGAGCGAGTCTGAACTCGAAGAGCGCATTCTTCAGCATTTGGCTGCTGCTGCAGCAATGGGAAGGGGACACCATATTGGTCAACGAGAGGGCTCAAGAAATCGGTCATCTTCCCATGGCCGTCCACAATTTTTAGTGTTTTCAACTCATCCTGATCCATCTCCTGCTGCTGAATCAGATTCTGGCCGAGCTATAGCTGATCCTTCTCTTCCTATTACTGCTGTCCACAGCGACACTGATCAAAGTAATCAACTTTCTGCATCATCGTCTCGAAATGTTCGCCCCCAAACAGTCATACAAGGAATATCTGTTGGCGATAG CTCTTCTAGTCCATCTTTGGCAGAAAATCAGCATACAGCAGGACCATCAGTCTTTCAGTCATTATCGGCAATGTCAATGAA GTACAGAGAATCGATCTCAAAGAGTACACGAGGGTGGAAGGAGAAATTCTTTTCTCGAAGCACTTCTATGGCAGATATTGGTTCCGAAGTTAGGAGAGAGGTTAATGCTGGAATTGCTAATGTATCTCGTATGATGGAACACCTCGAGACGCGAGAAAATCGAACGGACAATAACATAGTGGATCCTTCAAATACTGATCAGAGACATAATGATAATGTGGTTACTCATAACGGAAGCAGATTGAACGGAAATAATTCTACGACTTTTTCTGCAAGTTCAGCTCGGAATTAA